CAGGATACGAGAATAAGCAAACTCACCATACCTCAAATAGGACGAAGGAATGTGAGAGTGTGGAACAAACCAGGTGGGCATAAGAGGGTTAGTTTGAGGGAAAATGGTGGGGAAGTAGTTAAAAAAAATAATCTAAGAAGGAATAAAGCGACATAAAAATAATGAATTAATTCATTAAAGATAAAAAATTAAAATTATTAAGATTTTAGATAAACTCTTTTGGAAAAGAAAGGGAAGTAAGAATTTTTTGAAAAAATAAGAAAAAACGTATTTCAGGAGGCTAATCAAAAATATTTCTTTGAAGAGGGGAGAAACGCCGTAATCTCTGAGTTTTGATAACACGAAATCTCCGAATTCGTCATCGCCGATAGCACTACATAAACTTGTTTGAATGCCAAGCCTCTTCAGAGCAACAGAAACATTAGCAGCCTTCCCGCCGAGTGAGAAGGCTGTACTATTTGACACGTGATTACTATTTATATTT
The Fervidobacterium gondwanense DSM 13020 DNA segment above includes these coding regions:
- a CDS encoding carbohydrate kinase family protein, which encodes MSPLTVSCVGKVNVDIFYSVDEININSNHVSNSTAFSLGGKAANVSVALKRLGIQTSLCSAIGDDEFGDFVLSKLRDYGVSPLFKEIFLISLLKYVFSYFFKKFLLPFLFQKSLSKILIILIFYL